ACAGCACCAGAAGATGCGCCCTTGTACCACAAGCCACGTTTGCGGGATTGATAAACTCCAGTGCCAGTCTTCAAAGACTCAGCAACGCTTTCCTTGCTAGAATACACGAGACCAAGTGCAATACCGAGCTCATTGACGACTAAAGTAGAAAATAGTCCATCCTCACGATCAGTATTGGCAGATATCAAAATGAGATCAGCTAATGATAACTTCTTGGGCTCTTCGGCAGGCTTCACTGTCAAGAAAGAACTTGACAGAACGGGAACGACAGAGTGAACAGAAAAAGATTTCAGTACCTCCATAGATGGTTGTTCGGGGAACTCCAAATATAAAGTTCGGCCTCCACCCTCAGGCATTACAGCTTTGTGAATGATCTTGCTGgctctttcaaaaaagtcaGGGGGATAATTCTCAGCACTGCCGATCCATTGAATAGAACCAGCAACTTGtgaaagtttttcaatttttccaatatCAGTAGTGTCTGTCTTCAAAACCAAACGATTCGGAGAGATGTCTGCCAACTCGTTTAgcatttcttcattaacCAGTATGGCGAGTGCACCAGCGTTCAAAAGGTTGACGCAGGCCTCTGGTCCAAGTTCAGCAGTCGTGTCAACGATCACATCAATCGTTTCCGAAATTTTGCGAACTTTTTCGAGATTATCTTTGAAATGCTGAGGAAACACTCTTGTTTGCACTCTGCCGACGTACTTAAGCCATCCTAACTCTTCAGAAGCATCACTCTCAAAGTTCGTAAGATCAAAAAATGGTAAAAGAGCCATTTGTAAGTCAAATACCCCTAAAACTCTAACTACTTTTCTGTTTGGCAAACGAAAGATTCACATCGCCCCAAGTAACAATCATAAATCACCTTTAGGTAACCAGGTTACAATGCGTCAGATTTTCTGACTCAAAAGAGATCTCAAGTAGGGAGAGTAGGTGAATCATCAAAGATAAAAACAGTAATTTTTAGCTTCATAAATACTTccatcaattttttaagtcaTTATTTTGAAACCACTTTCGCAAATTAGGATTCTCGTTGGCATAGCGAAATCCTTGCTTGGTTAGGAAACAGTCTTTTGGTGGCATTTATAATACTCTTAATTTAgttgaaataaaatcattatcttaaattccttttaaaaGTAGACACGAATAGCGTCTGCAGCAACATTTTCATTAGGACAGTAGGGACATTTGAATCGTTGAGAGCCATTTCGAGATAATTGTCGAAGACTTTCTTTGACAATAACATGACCGCAAGACATCATCATAGGAGGGTTTTCCTCCGTAGCCTGTTCTTTGCTAACAGGACAAGTGAAAACACTATGGAAATGATAGCTGCTgggtaaaaaaatttcaaccGGAAGTTCCCCTTGTGAAGTCCATTCTGtatgctttttcttcattataCTGGACATCTTTAACAGAATAGGTAGAGCAATGGCCCCAGCATTTACTACTATATCCAACGGGGATTCCAAGGACATACCCAATGCAGCGCAGAACTCTCGAACAAATAAAAGTTCAAGGGATTTCCAATCAAGATCAAGTACATCAATATACTCTTGGGGAATATTCAGTTGTGCGTTGTTTGATATTATATGATGGATGGAATCATGCGAGTCATTTGTACCCGAAAGGACCTCATTCCTGGAACAAAAGAACAAAGCTATCATTGTCTTTTGGATATCTTAtataagttaaaaaaaccaaaaattccctaaatatatttatgatCATTTAAACTTACCCGCTAaatgtttcttttgaaacTCGGCCATATTTGTGCGGCAATATCGTATCGCAGCCATAATATCCTTAGTAGTGAGATAGTTAGAAACAAGTCGATATTTCTGAAGCGTATATTCTAAGCTGCTTCCCTTTCTTTCTAAATAACCACGACACTGAGAGGCCCATTCGATGGGCAACTTTAAATCTTTATCTCGAATCCCTTGAACGATAGATTTGAGAAGCGTAAAAACGTGAAGACTTTCGGAGGGCTCTTCAATTCCAGCTTCTTTGCAAAATAAATGGGCTAACTCAACATCGCCTTGtcgaaaaaaatgcaatgaTAAAGCAGTATCAATTTCACgctttttactttcaaaCGATGAATGAAGCTTGATATCTTCTAAGTCaaagttaaattttttctcaagAGTTTTACCGAATCGATTTAAAGACGTGTGAAACTTCTTCTCGGTACGTTTCAGATCATCAAAAACTTGTTGTGTTTTTTCAGAGCATGCTACCAATTCCTTCATAGATGTAGTAGGATCTTTTAGGCAAGATTTCTTTGCATCCTTTAATATACTTTCCAATTCATTAAGCTTAGCTAAGCATTTATTTCCAGGCGCCGTTTCTTCAATCCGCTGCCATTCGTCGATATTCATTATGTATAAAGAAGTTActacgaaaaaaaataaaagacgAAATAGATTAAAATATTGTCCAATTCCAACAcctttgttttaaatactCCAAGTATGGGCTTTATCgtcaaagaaataaatcTTCAATGCACGTTGCTCAGTTGATTAAAAACTATGCAAGattggaaaagaaagaattatAATATGAATTGAGAAGATGTTCTATAAGTATTTAAAAGCACTATTAGACAccaattattaaaataagaGCATCCTATAGTGTGGTTTGCTCGTGCCAAGTGCTTTGTATCAGTGAGCAAATGAAGTCACTCTGCTACATATCAGGTACCAAATTTCCCATCTACCAATATCGGCatttagaatttttatcaacatTTCGTAATATTCTGTTAATTGCAATTAACCTGTTTCCTATTGCCAGCTGAACTTGTATTTCAAAATCCTATGAATCGAAACTTCAAATAACTGAAAGACTAAAACTTATCTGTATTGGCGTTGGATTAAATCATAGTGGATGACTTTAGAAATACATGTACACTTGGTGATAAATAACTATAAAACCTATTTAATGATATCAAGAAAGCTTACTATCGATCAATAAACGAATGGCAATTGTAACCCTTTAGTTCCATAAAGTCGACCAGGAGAAGGAAATGATGAGACAAGTTGTTCAGATCTCCGATATTAAATTGATCGGATGTTGATACCTATCTTCTTATAAGCTAATCTTCTCTCTGATCCTA
This region of Schizosaccharomyces pombe strain 972h- genome assembly, chromosome: II genomic DNA includes:
- the his7 gene encoding phosphoribosyl-AMP cyclohydrolase/phosphoribosyl-ATP pyrophosphohydrolase His7; this encodes MALLPFFDLTNFESDASEELGWLKYVGRVQTRVFPQHFKDNLEKVRKISETIDVIVDTTAELGPEACVNLLNAGALAILVNEEMLNELADISPNRLVLKTDTTDIGKIEKLSQVAGSIQWIGSAENYPPDFFERASKIIHKAVMPEGGGRTLYLEFPEQPSMEVLKSFSVHSVVPVLSSSFLTVKPAEEPKKLSLADLILISANTDREDGLFSTLVVNELGIALGLVYSSKESVAESLKTGTGVYQSRKRGLWYKGASSGAVQHLIHIDVDCDEDCLRFVVYQTGKGFCHLDTLHCFGQASGLCQLEKTLIDRKNNAPEGSYTARLFSDPKLLRAKIMEEAEELCDATTKENVIWEMADLMYFAITRCVGSGVSLNDISRHLDLKHRKVTRRKGDAKVAWQEKLKDKGGVANTSYTA
- the gid2 gene encoding ubiquitin-protein ligase E3 — its product is MNIDEWQRIEETAPGNKCLAKLNELESILKDAKKSCLKDPTTSMKELVACSEKTQQVFDDLKRTEKKFHTSLNRFGKTLEKKFNFDLEDIKLHSSFESKKREIDTALSLHFFRQGDVELAHLFCKEAGIEEPSESLHVFTLLKSIVQGIRDKDLKLPIEWASQCRGYLERKGSSLEYTLQKYRLVSNYLTTKDIMAAIRYCRTNMAEFQKKHLADIQKTMIALFFCSRNEVLSGTNDSHDSIHHIISNNAQLNIPQEYIDVLDLDWKSLELLFVREFCAALGMSLESPLDIVVNAGAIALPILLKMSSIMKKKHTEWTSQGELPVEIFLPSSYHFHSVFTCPVSKEQATEENPPMMMSCGHVIVKESLRQLSRNGSQRFKCPYCPNENVAADAIRVYF